The Anabaena sp. PCC 7108 region CTATCAGTATCACCACCAGTAATTAAATTTCGTTCTTCACGAGCGCGAATATCAGAATTGAGTTGTCTTCTACGGAGTTCACTTTGGGCATCTTCCTTAGCTGCTTGTGTGGTTTGTGCAGCCGGACTTGCTGGAACTTCTCCAGCATCAGGTGCAGTGACGGCTGTCTTGGAAGTATTATCACAAGCAGCGCTAAAAAGTAAAATTGAACTAATTAAGAATGAAGTTAGTCTTTTCATTAGTGTAGGTCTTGATATCAAGATAAAATGTCGGTTCTTGGATAAGAGATAAGAGCAAAATTTTCATGATCTTGCTCTTAAAATAAGGATCTGGAGAATAAGAATTAAACTGTTTTTTCTCGATGATCAACAACAATGATTGGAGGTTCTTCAGGGTGATGCATAGGAACTGTTTCAGCTTGTTTGATTCGCTCGACACTGGGTTGATCTTTATTAAGATCACGAGCATCA contains the following coding sequences:
- a CDS encoding BON domain-containing protein, producing the protein MKRLTSFLISSILLFSAACDNTSKTAVTAPDAGEVPASPAAQTTQAAKEDAQSELRRRQLNSDIRAREERNLITGGDTDRAAADLASEVRSKLEANIPGSALTVNATKDGTVTVTGTVSQEDQLAKIEPLTKEIKGVKKVIVKAKTIPPKS